Proteins encoded together in one Corallococcus soli window:
- a CDS encoding phage major capsid protein: MTRKQIAEMVKALGPEVARELIGAAARSAPGRVGTDRATREGSIYASVENFGAFTKSVIALGRRTSATELIDAAKRFGNADVQKTVQLSKFDSAGVLVPIQQSGEVIEFLRPDAALLKLGVRTQAFRGELHMGTQTGTSVFKWVGEGETVPRSAPKYGKIVLKAHKGMVLTDISNDLLRTPGVGDAGVGEDIRATVADGLDDAGFNGDGTSAAPKGLFVQLDPAHTFASTGTTASAYLADIDKAVELPLTAHVRMGTAAWVIHPTRATALMQLQESGLFLFRGEMLDKGTIRGFPFVMTTRVPTTRITFCADWRQFIYGIDENLILSEHDTRAEHDETTIRAIVKGDFKLRQPKAFSSITY; this comes from the coding sequence ATGACTCGCAAGCAGATCGCGGAGATGGTGAAGGCGCTCGGCCCCGAGGTTGCGCGTGAGCTGATCGGCGCGGCGGCCCGAAGCGCCCCCGGCCGTGTGGGTACAGACAGGGCGACGCGCGAGGGCAGCATCTACGCGAGCGTTGAGAACTTCGGTGCGTTCACGAAGAGCGTCATCGCCTTGGGTCGCCGCACGAGTGCGACCGAGCTGATCGACGCCGCGAAGCGCTTCGGCAATGCCGACGTGCAGAAGACGGTTCAGCTCAGTAAGTTCGACTCGGCGGGCGTGCTCGTGCCCATCCAGCAGAGCGGCGAAGTGATCGAGTTCCTGCGGCCCGACGCGGCCCTGCTCAAGCTCGGCGTGCGAACCCAGGCGTTTCGCGGCGAGCTGCACATGGGTACTCAGACGGGGACTTCGGTCTTCAAGTGGGTTGGCGAGGGGGAGACCGTCCCGAGGAGCGCGCCGAAGTACGGGAAGATCGTGCTCAAGGCGCACAAGGGCATGGTGCTGACGGACATCAGCAACGACCTGCTGCGCACGCCGGGGGTCGGCGACGCAGGCGTCGGAGAGGACATCCGCGCCACCGTGGCCGATGGTCTCGACGACGCCGGGTTCAATGGTGACGGCACGAGCGCCGCGCCGAAGGGGCTCTTCGTGCAGCTCGACCCCGCGCACACGTTCGCGAGCACGGGCACGACCGCGTCGGCCTACCTCGCGGACATCGACAAGGCGGTAGAGCTGCCGCTGACCGCTCACGTTCGCATGGGCACGGCGGCGTGGGTCATTCACCCGACGCGGGCAACCGCGCTGATGCAGCTCCAGGAGTCGGGCCTCTTCCTCTTCCGTGGGGAGATGCTCGACAAGGGGACGATCCGTGGCTTCCCGTTCGTGATGACGACGCGTGTCCCGACGACGCGAATCACGTTCTGTGCCGACTGGCGCCAATTCATCTACGGGATCGACGAGAATCTGATCCTCTCCGAGCACGACACCCGCGCCGAGCACGACGAGACGACCATCCGCGCGATCGTGAAGGGCGACTTCAAGCTGCGCCAGCCGAAGGCGTTCAGCTCGATCACCTACTAA
- a CDS encoding phage portal protein encodes MGMLNRVRAALSGSKRKGTGLELSRWTSAPPRREVPALLAAYAEMPWLGTIVDTVGDAFAGVTWRAFQRRDPTTRKALVDVSLRRACGDERRGRLKALVDVAGAVELPDHPLLRLLADPNDYMTGRDFAKLFCTHYDLTGEFFAVVEELAGVPVGLWPVPPDCVLALPDLSKPKGERTYTVTAGGRMFTLPTASVVYVKRLNPADPLGRGIGIAYALGDEVDTDEHAARYTKNAFYNNMLPGAVIAIEGFNESQAGTAKAFKESLAREYGGPANAGRVMITSGKTTFARLDTPFRDMQLVDLRRFLMDFVRMVYRVPPEIVGDVTSSNKATSFAAREHLAEQATKPRAEVFLAAIQKHLAPRFDDDVILSYDSPVPADREHRLRVMGTLPSAFSFDEWRTEAGFKPHPERQGFAELLPGQKPNEPQDTPTPAAGSSAEADAEAKAGT; translated from the coding sequence ATGGGAATGCTCAACAGGGTGCGCGCCGCGCTGAGCGGCAGCAAGCGCAAGGGGACCGGCTTGGAGCTGAGCCGATGGACTTCGGCCCCACCACGCCGCGAGGTGCCCGCGCTGCTCGCGGCATATGCCGAAATGCCGTGGCTCGGGACGATTGTCGACACGGTCGGGGACGCCTTCGCTGGCGTGACGTGGCGTGCCTTCCAGAGGCGAGACCCCACCACTCGGAAGGCGCTCGTCGACGTGTCACTTCGCCGGGCTTGCGGTGACGAGCGTCGCGGGCGGTTGAAGGCGCTCGTCGACGTGGCGGGCGCGGTCGAGCTGCCAGACCATCCACTGCTGCGGCTGCTCGCAGACCCGAACGACTACATGACGGGTCGCGACTTCGCGAAGCTGTTCTGCACACACTACGACCTGACGGGCGAGTTCTTCGCGGTCGTCGAGGAACTCGCGGGCGTGCCGGTCGGCCTATGGCCGGTGCCGCCCGATTGTGTGCTCGCGCTGCCTGACCTGAGCAAGCCGAAGGGTGAGCGCACATACACGGTCACGGCTGGCGGTCGCATGTTCACGCTTCCGACCGCGAGCGTCGTCTACGTGAAGCGCCTGAACCCGGCTGACCCGCTCGGGCGCGGCATCGGGATCGCCTATGCGCTCGGCGACGAGGTCGACACCGACGAGCACGCCGCGCGCTACACGAAGAACGCCTTTTACAACAACATGCTGCCGGGCGCGGTCATCGCGATCGAGGGCTTCAACGAATCGCAGGCAGGCACCGCGAAGGCGTTCAAGGAATCGCTGGCTCGGGAGTATGGCGGGCCGGCGAACGCGGGCCGGGTGATGATCACGAGCGGCAAGACGACGTTTGCCCGGCTCGACACGCCCTTTCGCGACATGCAGCTCGTCGACCTGCGGCGGTTCCTGATGGACTTCGTCCGGATGGTCTACCGCGTGCCACCCGAGATCGTCGGCGACGTGACGAGCAGTAACAAGGCGACGAGCTTCGCTGCACGCGAGCACCTGGCAGAGCAGGCGACGAAGCCGCGAGCCGAGGTGTTCCTCGCCGCGATCCAGAAGCACCTTGCACCTCGCTTCGACGACGACGTGATCCTTTCCTACGACTCACCCGTGCCGGCCGACCGCGAGCACCGGCTGCGCGTGATGGGCACGCTTCCAAGCGCGTTCAGCTTCGACGAGTGGCGCACCGAAGCGGGGTTCAAGCCACACCCCGAGCGTCAGGGCTTCGCCGAGCTGTTGCCTGGACAGAAGCCAAACGAGCCGCAGGACACGCCGACGCCGGCCGCGGGCAGTTCGGCGGAAGCCGACGCGGAAGCAAAAGCCGGGACGTGA
- a CDS encoding DUF4917 family protein: MTQQAPNVPAEILKFSEIAQDYKRHALFGNGFSIAISRNFGYHTLKEEALARGQLTVQEAALFDAFGTVNFELVLNRLYDASMVNGALQIQDNNLPLARYDVIRNALIKTVKDIHPSFSDFDLKWAARAAQHLQSYESVFTTNYDLTLYWIMGQVEFAGFTDFFWSDGPTFDQFNTEVWGPRAKVYYLHGALFLFRDKESSRIFKLKSSYYQGLLDSIAATMLGANIPLFISEGTHQQKLAAIYREPYLSHCYGALRKCRGGMVIFGSSLGEADEHLVDAIGASGLNKVACSIYVGNRTKDELNDEISYIKYRLRRVLNRGGDLLFFDSTTAPLSYGYEDP; encoded by the coding sequence ATGACCCAACAAGCACCGAACGTACCGGCCGAGATTTTGAAATTCTCTGAAATCGCGCAGGACTACAAAAGACACGCGTTGTTCGGCAATGGATTTAGCATAGCAATTAGTCGGAATTTCGGTTACCACACGCTGAAGGAAGAGGCTCTTGCCCGAGGGCAGCTCACAGTTCAGGAAGCGGCGCTATTTGATGCGTTTGGGACTGTAAACTTCGAGCTGGTTTTGAATCGCCTATACGATGCCAGCATGGTCAATGGCGCGCTCCAGATTCAAGACAACAACTTGCCGCTCGCGCGGTACGATGTCATTAGGAATGCGTTAATCAAGACGGTGAAAGATATCCATCCCTCCTTTTCAGATTTCGACTTGAAGTGGGCTGCAAGGGCGGCCCAGCACCTCCAAAGTTACGAAAGCGTCTTCACGACAAACTACGATCTCACCCTCTATTGGATTATGGGGCAGGTTGAGTTCGCAGGGTTTACTGATTTTTTCTGGTCCGATGGTCCGACATTCGACCAGTTCAATACTGAGGTATGGGGTCCTAGAGCAAAGGTTTACTATCTTCACGGCGCGTTGTTCTTGTTCCGAGACAAAGAATCCTCGCGCATCTTCAAGCTAAAAAGCAGCTACTATCAAGGCCTGCTCGATAGCATAGCTGCGACCATGCTTGGGGCCAACATTCCACTGTTCATATCAGAAGGAACGCATCAGCAAAAGTTGGCGGCTATTTATCGTGAGCCCTATTTGTCTCATTGCTACGGAGCATTGCGAAAGTGTCGCGGAGGCATGGTCATTTTTGGCAGCTCTCTCGGAGAGGCAGACGAGCACCTTGTAGATGCAATCGGAGCCTCTGGCCTCAACAAGGTGGCTTGCTCTATATACGTAGGAAACAGAACCAAAGATGAGTTGAACGACGAGATTTCGTATATAAAGTATCGTCTTCGCCGCGTGCTCAATAGAGGGGGAGACCTTCTGTTCTTTGACAGCACAACAGCGCCCTTGAGCTATGGCTACGAAGATCCGTGA
- a CDS encoding dATP/dGTP diphosphohydrolase domain-containing protein produces MTAAELTSALGCNERRVREAFDRLVFCSEVEVELRHTPGKRGALPGSLCRFARWKRPPSRSPAARRNTTPKNFRCGTNWSRYVGAALGHTLASSRGGDTDPQTGLSHLAHAAACLMILRELQIDSLGTDDRIKGADPVAGWPRKAGEGA; encoded by the coding sequence ATGACCGCGGCCGAACTTACGAGCGCACTCGGCTGCAACGAGCGGCGCGTTCGTGAAGCATTCGATCGGCTCGTGTTCTGCTCCGAGGTCGAAGTCGAGCTTCGGCACACGCCCGGCAAGCGCGGCGCGCTCCCAGGTAGCTTGTGCCGGTTCGCCCGCTGGAAGAGACCGCCCTCGCGTTCACCTGCGGCGCGGAGAAATACGACGCCGAAAAACTTCCGATGCGGGACGAACTGGAGTCGCTACGTCGGCGCGGCGTTGGGGCACACGCTCGCCTCCTCTCGCGGCGGGGACACCGATCCCCAGACTGGGCTTTCGCACCTGGCACACGCCGCCGCGTGCCTGATGATTCTCCGCGAGCTGCAAATCGACTCGCTTGGAACGGACGACCGGATCAAGGGCGCGGATCCAGTCGCCGGTTGGCCCAGAAAGGCGGGGGAAGGGGCATGA
- a CDS encoding sigma-70 family RNA polymerase sigma factor has protein sequence MIKQVVKLAWRFAGTQTSGDLDQIAPIAVLRTIEKYDPTKGGQSFGEVAYFRARTACEQCARMHASDVHLSDGAHKGRTVGGERGERPTIRVESTDATTPEADRVTGKTWLWQEVEGALRVLGSKDADDENPELMLLAAERRGRVFEAVRCLAPDRRDLVSRVFGINRPAQSMRFVAEAWGAPKSRVDRMLVRALADLRLMLVERGR, from the coding sequence GTGATCAAGCAAGTCGTCAAGCTCGCGTGGCGCTTCGCGGGCACCCAAACATCCGGCGACCTTGATCAGATCGCCCCGATCGCGGTTCTTCGCACGATCGAGAAGTACGACCCCACGAAGGGCGGACAGTCATTCGGCGAGGTCGCTTACTTCCGTGCCCGGACGGCCTGCGAGCAATGCGCGCGGATGCACGCGAGCGATGTTCACCTGAGCGACGGAGCGCACAAGGGGCGCACGGTTGGGGGTGAGCGTGGCGAGCGCCCCACGATCCGTGTCGAGAGCACCGACGCAACGACGCCGGAAGCTGACCGCGTGACCGGCAAGACGTGGCTTTGGCAGGAAGTCGAAGGCGCTCTTCGGGTGCTCGGCAGCAAGGATGCCGACGACGAGAACCCCGAGCTGATGCTACTCGCCGCCGAGCGTCGAGGCCGGGTCTTTGAAGCCGTGCGCTGCCTAGCTCCCGACCGGCGTGATCTGGTCTCCCGCGTGTTCGGCATCAACCGGCCGGCTCAGTCCATGCGTTTCGTGGCGGAAGCCTGGGGAGCGCCGAAGAGTCGAGTCGACCGGATGCTCGTGCGTGCGCTCGCCGACCTGCGCCTCATGCTCGTCGAGCGGGGGCGCTGA
- a CDS encoding HK97 family phage prohead protease has protein sequence MPNPLTRSLQLAAVRKGAAALTAVEAGSGRRVYTFRASDGDFDRYSDRLNVKGWRIDGYNANGVVLFNHDDGAHSAITGAEPPLPIGKGRVYVENDALMIDVEFDDEDDFAKRVERKVAKGILNAVSVRYLMLPGHYRQNERGGFDCDAQELLEVSIVTIPANARAVRAKSLDGEGEDIVERIARRVVELLDARAEAKADDDENDKPDASAEPAEKPAPANESKPTEGEPPPANAPKADDEDDKTKGLDAAEAAKVFVKAFKGYIRGSDKE, from the coding sequence ATGCCGAACCCGCTCACACGCTCTCTTCAGCTCGCCGCCGTTCGGAAGGGTGCGGCTGCGCTGACCGCCGTCGAGGCTGGCAGCGGTCGGCGTGTCTACACGTTCCGGGCGAGCGACGGCGACTTCGATCGCTACTCCGACCGGCTAAACGTCAAGGGTTGGAGGATCGACGGGTACAACGCGAACGGCGTCGTTCTCTTCAACCATGACGACGGCGCTCACTCGGCAATCACTGGCGCCGAGCCTCCTCTTCCCATCGGTAAGGGGCGCGTCTACGTCGAGAACGACGCCCTGATGATCGACGTCGAATTCGACGACGAAGACGACTTCGCGAAGCGCGTCGAGCGGAAGGTCGCGAAGGGCATTCTCAACGCTGTCTCAGTCCGCTACCTGATGCTCCCGGGCCATTACCGACAGAACGAGCGGGGCGGCTTCGACTGTGACGCTCAAGAGCTGCTCGAAGTTTCGATCGTGACGATCCCGGCGAACGCGCGAGCTGTGCGCGCGAAGTCGCTCGACGGCGAAGGTGAAGACATCGTCGAGCGCATCGCGAGGCGGGTCGTCGAGCTGCTCGACGCGCGAGCCGAAGCAAAGGCCGACGACGACGAGAACGACAAGCCTGACGCGAGCGCCGAGCCGGCCGAAAAGCCTGCGCCCGCGAACGAGAGCAAGCCCACCGAGGGCGAGCCGCCGCCTGCCAACGCGCCAAAGGCAGACGACGAAGACGACAAGACGAAGGGGCTCGACGCCGCCGAAGCCGCGAAGGTCTTCGTCAAGGCGTTCAAGGGCTACATCCGAGGGAGTGATAAGGAATGA
- a CDS encoding DUF2381 family protein gives MLQPFRLALALALVSGAAAGAEPAPGARVDRKRPVTVASTPNEPLPVVHVAGDTPTLFLFSSPIQRKTLTFDESRIRVLDAGERSIVVQPVANLGDGERQEIGVFFADGRAPARAAFVLVTDPAEVDSRIDVQRPAPPNDACPTDAQMPAPKPEDFVLLGFVDGKGVTTANIKGSQEPAQGFTSANPTSYRGKGWILVDVMIWNESDRPAWTPREATFTGRVGMPLRARVVTEKKGPILPGEERRVLAVAEIQESDASLVFTLELRGDGGRNLTITDVRFPKPGAGGTQ, from the coding sequence TTGCTCCAACCGTTCAGATTGGCCCTAGCGCTCGCGCTCGTCTCGGGAGCTGCTGCGGGGGCTGAGCCGGCACCGGGGGCGCGCGTTGACCGTAAGCGCCCCGTCACCGTCGCCAGCACGCCCAACGAACCGCTGCCCGTCGTCCACGTCGCGGGGGACACGCCGACGCTGTTCCTGTTCTCCTCGCCGATCCAACGGAAGACCCTGACCTTCGACGAGTCCCGGATTCGCGTCCTGGATGCCGGCGAACGGTCGATCGTCGTTCAGCCCGTGGCCAATCTCGGCGACGGCGAGCGGCAGGAGATCGGGGTCTTCTTCGCCGACGGCCGAGCGCCAGCACGGGCCGCCTTCGTGCTCGTCACCGACCCGGCAGAAGTGGACTCGCGGATCGACGTGCAGCGTCCCGCGCCGCCGAACGACGCCTGTCCGACGGACGCTCAAATGCCGGCGCCGAAGCCGGAAGACTTCGTGTTGCTTGGCTTCGTGGATGGGAAAGGCGTCACAACAGCCAACATCAAAGGCAGTCAGGAACCCGCTCAGGGCTTCACGTCAGCCAATCCAACTTCCTATCGGGGCAAGGGTTGGATTCTGGTGGACGTGATGATCTGGAACGAATCCGATCGGCCAGCCTGGACGCCACGAGAGGCAACGTTTACGGGGCGTGTCGGCATGCCATTGCGGGCGCGGGTCGTGACGGAGAAGAAGGGTCCGATCCTGCCGGGGGAGGAAAGGCGCGTGCTCGCGGTCGCTGAAATTCAAGAGTCAGACGCGAGCCTTGTTTTCACCCTGGAGTTGCGAGGGGACGGGGGCCGCAACTTGACGATTACTGACGTGCGCTTTCCGAAGCCCGGGGCGGGGGGCACCCAATGA
- a CDS encoding tyrosine-type recombinase/integrase, whose translation MSVRLRQWKNKAGKVEEAWQVDFVFQHSDGRRQRVVKFSPVQTRRGAEQYERELRSAILNGTFGKERKSEERITLAKFTQRFLTFSENNNKNSSVFSKRQILKHHITPFFGEMALSEIGPAEIEDFKALMRSKRSAARARKEAPTKAAIRKRQNADAKPLSLKTINNVLTVLHKLLSLAEEQRVISQAPRVRLFGKIAKPAFDFLSFDEAERLVAAAEPEWRLVLLVALKSGLRQGELIGLQWNDLSLPQGLLHVRRTIWRGIEGLPKGGRERTVDLPASVVDALKAHRHLRGRFVFCQEDGQPLTPGKMKAPLRRALQAAGITREQGQIGWHDLRHTYGSHLAMRAVPLKVVQELMGHATIEMTMRYAHLSPDTRREAVSVLDRPSVPACDIRATRAVEASNHP comes from the coding sequence ATGAGCGTCAGGTTACGGCAGTGGAAAAACAAGGCAGGGAAGGTTGAGGAGGCGTGGCAGGTGGACTTCGTGTTTCAGCACTCCGACGGGAGACGACAGCGAGTCGTGAAGTTCTCGCCTGTCCAGACCCGTCGGGGCGCTGAGCAATACGAGCGCGAGCTTCGCAGCGCCATCCTGAATGGGACCTTCGGAAAGGAGCGGAAGAGCGAGGAGCGGATCACGCTGGCGAAGTTCACACAGCGATTCCTCACCTTCAGCGAGAACAACAACAAGAACTCTAGCGTCTTCAGCAAGCGCCAGATTCTGAAGCACCACATCACGCCCTTTTTCGGAGAAATGGCTTTGTCTGAGATCGGCCCCGCCGAAATCGAAGACTTCAAAGCCTTAATGCGAAGCAAGAGGTCAGCCGCACGCGCCCGGAAGGAAGCCCCCACAAAGGCTGCGATCCGGAAGCGACAGAACGCGGATGCCAAGCCCCTAAGCTTGAAGACGATCAACAACGTTCTGACCGTGCTTCACAAGCTGCTGTCACTCGCGGAAGAGCAACGGGTCATCTCACAGGCGCCACGCGTGAGGCTCTTCGGGAAGATCGCGAAGCCCGCCTTCGACTTCCTGAGCTTCGACGAAGCCGAGCGGCTCGTCGCTGCTGCTGAACCGGAATGGCGTCTCGTGCTGCTCGTCGCCCTCAAGTCGGGGCTGCGGCAGGGGGAGCTAATCGGGCTCCAATGGAACGATCTCAGCCTGCCGCAGGGCTTGCTCCACGTCCGACGGACAATCTGGCGCGGGATAGAGGGCTTGCCGAAGGGCGGGCGCGAGCGAACGGTCGATTTGCCCGCGTCGGTAGTGGATGCCCTCAAGGCACACCGGCACCTTCGGGGCCGCTTCGTCTTTTGCCAAGAGGACGGACAGCCACTCACCCCGGGCAAGATGAAGGCGCCGCTTCGTCGTGCGCTCCAGGCGGCGGGCATCACCCGCGAGCAGGGGCAAATCGGCTGGCACGACCTGCGGCACACCTACGGAAGCCACCTCGCCATGAGGGCCGTTCCGTTGAAGGTGGTTCAGGAGCTGATGGGACACGCGACCATCGAAATGACGATGCGCTATGCCCACCTGAGCCCCGACACGCGGAGAGAGGCGGTCTCTGTTCTCGACCGCCCCTCTGTTCCCGCGTGCGACATACGTGCAACACGGGCGGTTGAAGCGTCTAACCACCCGTAA
- a CDS encoding serine/threonine protein kinase produces MTATPTGTPPGTHIDGWQVSKELGNGGFARVFLGEKNGNRGAIKVARHREVSGDFKQTHARTLRELTALLMLDHPNIVRPQGHGYTATGNVYLALDYVDGWTLAEWSERKHPTIREILSVFEKIAGALSYMHRRGVLHRDLKLLNVLIRKSDGEPVIIDFSCATYSLAEDLTEGGLPPGTERYRAPEQFQFLREHKDEHRARYAFQVADEIFAVGVMLHELLTDPRPTEFRPRFALNSQQFEPPPPRLANARVPEVLSDLVESLLERNPSRRPVDTEALRREFADLRADPIVDYDVPAHPPSEQHPSEPDTRGPLGAPLPIGPAPLKLHVALLKRPHRPARWLVAVAGVVALVVAAALWGPSAEISVLPPEPRVSASPRPPSAPRSTPPMTAPPAMSPPGPSPVAAPGPAIAAVPKEGSALKNPAPEVLTQGRTSRMPKKFVAAAECASLSLVAALAAGCPGAQIRPESFTCPAGAEQAMRENLHWTDGDKFTLVLDDRHGREDVWFSAGAEVVGIVPKGTGARRQLEVAPVGTRFYGKAYYLSDKMGRADGPALVVRYDRVKLPGQDEQPVCFVVEATAKAFKDGKVKAFNWDGGTVVDRWP; encoded by the coding sequence ATGACGGCGACGCCGACAGGGACGCCGCCCGGCACCCACATTGACGGATGGCAGGTTTCCAAGGAACTCGGCAACGGTGGCTTTGCCCGCGTCTTCCTCGGAGAGAAGAACGGCAATCGCGGTGCGATCAAGGTGGCGCGTCACCGGGAAGTGAGCGGCGACTTCAAGCAGACTCATGCCCGGACCTTGCGCGAGCTGACGGCTCTTCTCATGCTGGATCACCCGAACATCGTCCGCCCGCAGGGGCATGGCTACACGGCGACCGGCAACGTCTATCTTGCGCTTGACTACGTGGACGGCTGGACGCTCGCGGAGTGGTCAGAGCGCAAGCACCCCACGATTCGTGAGATCCTGAGCGTCTTTGAAAAGATTGCCGGCGCGCTGTCTTACATGCACCGTCGCGGCGTGCTGCATCGGGATTTGAAGCTGCTCAATGTCCTGATCCGCAAGAGTGACGGCGAGCCTGTCATCATCGATTTTAGCTGTGCGACCTACTCGCTGGCTGAAGACCTGACGGAGGGCGGTTTGCCTCCGGGAACTGAACGCTACCGCGCGCCAGAACAGTTCCAATTCCTGCGCGAGCACAAGGACGAGCACCGGGCCCGCTATGCCTTCCAGGTCGCCGACGAGATTTTCGCCGTCGGCGTCATGCTGCATGAGTTGCTGACTGATCCGCGACCGACAGAGTTCCGCCCGCGCTTCGCCTTGAACAGCCAACAATTCGAGCCGCCGCCGCCCCGACTCGCGAACGCTCGTGTTCCCGAAGTGCTGAGCGATCTCGTCGAAAGCCTCCTGGAGCGGAACCCCTCACGGCGCCCGGTCGACACGGAAGCACTTCGTCGCGAGTTCGCAGACCTCCGGGCCGACCCTATCGTCGACTACGACGTGCCGGCGCATCCGCCATCGGAACAGCATCCGTCCGAGCCCGACACGCGGGGGCCACTCGGCGCGCCGCTTCCTATCGGCCCCGCCCCCCTCAAGTTGCACGTCGCCCTGCTGAAGCGCCCGCACAGGCCGGCAAGGTGGCTCGTGGCCGTTGCGGGTGTCGTCGCGCTCGTCGTGGCTGCTGCTCTCTGGGGCCCGTCAGCCGAGATTTCCGTCCTACCTCCCGAGCCGCGCGTCTCTGCGAGCCCGCGCCCTCCCAGCGCCCCCCGTTCCACTCCGCCCATGACGGCCCCTCCTGCTATGTCACCTCCTGGTCCGTCGCCCGTGGCAGCCCCTGGGCCGGCAATCGCCGCTGTTCCGAAGGAAGGATCCGCATTGAAGAACCCCGCCCCCGAAGTCCTGACCCAAGGACGCACATCCCGCATGCCGAAGAAGTTCGTTGCTGCCGCTGAGTGCGCGTCGCTATCGCTCGTCGCGGCGCTGGCGGCGGGTTGTCCGGGCGCCCAGATCCGGCCCGAGTCGTTCACCTGCCCGGCTGGAGCGGAACAGGCCATGCGGGAGAATCTTCACTGGACGGACGGCGACAAGTTCACGCTCGTTCTCGACGACCGCCACGGACGCGAAGACGTTTGGTTCTCGGCTGGCGCAGAGGTGGTGGGAATCGTTCCGAAGGGCACCGGCGCTAGGCGACAGTTGGAGGTCGCGCCTGTCGGAACACGCTTCTACGGAAAGGCTTACTACCTCTCCGACAAGATGGGGCGTGCGGATGGGCCGGCACTCGTTGTCCGGTATGACCGCGTGAAGCTCCCAGGGCAGGACGAGCAACCCGTTTGCTTCGTGGTGGAGGCGACCGCCAAAGCATTCAAGGACGGCAAGGTGAAGGCGTTCAATTGGGACGGCGGAACCGTCGTGGACCGCTGGCCCTGA